The genomic segment TTTTGCCATTCTGGTGCAGGCACATTATCCCGATCCACAACTTCAAACATCGAATCAACATGATGTACTGAAGCTTCTAGATCCGTAGGGAACAGCGCACGAACGCGGTGATCCTTCGCCTGATTATCCAGCTTCGTCTCGATGTGAACGCCTTTTCCACCTTGCTCCAAGGAAATGACTGTACGGATCTTCATGATCACAGTACGGCTGCTCCGCTGTGCAGTACGCTCTGGATAATACACTAGTGCCCGTTGTTCTTCATCTAATTTCTCATCTGCTGATGCAGGAATTTCCCACTCATGGGTAACTTCTACCGAAGCGCGGTAAGGTGTATCTTCCAGCACAGAGATCCCTGCAGGAAGTCCCTTTGTCGTTAACGTCTTCTCACCATCTGGTTGTCTGTACATATATTCATTACCGATATCTCCAGTATTCTCATATACACCAAGATCACTGTAAATGCGGCCTGTTGTTTTATCAGTTAGCGTGAATGAACCGTCGTCTGCAACATTCACCTTCAACGTAGCATTCTCCATCGTACGGTCTCCCGTAAATAGAGAATCACTTTGAGCTGGAGCTCCTGCTTTCCGTACCCATGCATAGGTGCGTAAGCCGATAGCTGGAACGTCCTCTGCTTGGAACGTCAATTTGACCCGGCGGCACATATAAGGCTGACGGAATTTATCGTCAGGCAGATCATAGCCGAACAGCAGACCTAGATCTTCCACCGTACAGTTCAACACATTTCCTTGCTCATCAACCAGTAGACGACCCGAAAGATCAACATCTTTCATCCGCTGTGCTGTTTCTTCAAGTGTGAAGCCTTCGCGCAAATACAAGCGGGCAG from the Paenibacillus segetis genome contains:
- a CDS encoding alpha-mannosidase, with protein sequence AKELYPDTEFIHSNFPDYLRAIESASDRELSSVKGELRSQRTDGWGTLVNTASARVYLKQMNQQGQAILEKVAEPLASIAHVLGQDYPHHLFTHAWKTLMQNHPHDSICGCSVDEVHREMVTRFDKSRHVAESIIDDSKRIIAEAVNTSGFAEFGEDPLPLLVMNTTGWSRTGTVSIELDAARLYLREGFTLEETAQRMKDVDLSGRLLVDEQGNVLNCTVEDLGLLFGYDLPDDKFRQPYMCRRVKLTFQAEDVPAIGLRTYAWVRKAGAPAQSDSLFTGDRTMENATLKVNVADDGSFTLTDKTTGRIYSDLGVYENTGDIGNEYMYRQPDGEKTLTTKGLPAGISVLEDTPYRASVEVTHEWEIPASADEKLDEEQRALVYYPERTAQRSSRTVIMKIRTVISLEQGGKGVHIETKLDNQAKDHRVRALFPTDLEASVHHVDSMFEVVDRDNVPAPEWQ